Below is a window of Synergistetes bacterium HGW-Synergistetes-1 DNA.
GGAACTGACATGGAAGTATTCGAAGAGCTTTTGAGTTCAGAATATTTACCCCTTCTTTTTGAAGAAGGGGCAGGTACTCTTTTACTCAAATTCATGCCCTTTGTCCTCTTTTTTGAATTGCCGCTCGCGATCCTGGTCATAATAGGTGTTATCAAATATACAGTCGACAGGAGATATGAAGGGGAACGAAGACCGTATTTCCCCTCTGTTTCCTGCATAATCACATGTTACAGCGAAGGCCGCGATGTACAGAAAACTATAATGTCTCTCACCGAACAGATATATCCGGGCAAAATTGAGATGCTGGCAATGATCGACGGTGCAGCAAAAAACAAATTTACCTACGATTCAGCCCATGAAATGTCCCACTATGTATCGGGCTTTGAAAACAGAAAGCTTCTTGTTGTCCCCAAATGGCAAAGAGGCGGCAGGGTCTCCAGCCTGAACACAGGGCTCAATTTTGCGAGCGGAGAAATAGTAATGGCACTGGATGGAGATACTTCGTTTGACAACAACATGGTAGAGAGGGCCACCAGGCATTTTGAAGATCCAACAGTGGCAGCAGTATCAGGATGCCTCAGGGTAAGAAATGCCGATGAATCTTTGACAGCGTCTCTTCAGGCCATTGAGTATTTTATATCGATCCAGGCATCGAAGACCGGATTGAGTTCCTTTAACATGGTTAACAATATATCTGGAGCATTTGGCGTTTTCAGGAAAAGCGTACTTGACCTTGTAGAAGGGTGGGACGCAGGCACAGCGGAAGATCTTGATTTAACACTTCGGATAAAAAATTATTTTGGAAGATACAAAAAGAAATTCCGAATAATTTTTGATCCGGAAGCTATTGGACATACGGATGCCCCGGCGACATTCAAGGGGTTTCTGAAACAGAGGATAAGATGGGACGGTGATCTTTCCTACCTCTATTTTCGCAAGCACAAGCGCTCATTTAAACCTAAAATTCTCGGCTGGCCGAATTTTCTGATGATAATTTTAACGGGGCTCTTTTCACAGATAGTTATGCCTTTTGTCATCTTTGTATATACCGTATGGCTTTTTATCAGGTATCCGATTGAATATGCTTCTACTTTACTTTTTCTGGTCTATCTCTTTTATTTCTTTTTGCTTCTTGTAATGTATCTCATTTTTACAGCGTGTCTCTCAGAAAGACCTGAAGAGGACCTGTCAAGGCTGTGCTTCCTGCCTCTGATGCCGCTGTTTGCCTTTGCTGCAAGGATGAACAGTCTGGTCGCAACAGTATGGGAGCTGACAGCAAGCGGTCATAAGGATACATCAATGGCTCCGTGGTGGGTAACTCGGAAAAATAAATTCTGATCTCAGCGAGTGAAAAGGTCAAAAGCTATCTTGGCTAGCAGGAATATAAGAACAACGACCATCATGGGGCGGATAAATTTTCCGCCCTTTTTCAGTGCGTAGGCAGAACCGATATAGTTTCCGATAATGTTGCATATCCCGGCAGGGATAGCTATCTGGTAATAGACTGTTCCGGCCAGTGCAAACGTCAGCAGTGACGCGTAATTTGAGGCCAGGTTGACTATTTTTGCGTTGCCGGATGCTGTCTTAAGGTCATACTTCATAATTGAAGAGAAAGCGAATATGGCAAATGTGCCTGCGCCGGGACCAAACATTCCGTCATATCCTCCGACAAGGAATCCTATCAGAAGGGATAAAAAGAAAACAGCTTTCCTGGACAAAGAGTTAGAATGGTCTTCTTCACCCATATCCTTTTTCAGGAAGATGACGACCGCAGCAATCGGGAGGATCAGTAAAAGCATAGTTTTGAGGACATGGTCGGGGATCATCAGAACAATTGATGCGGCTATCCCTGATCCAATGAAAGAGCTGAATGCG
It encodes the following:
- a CDS encoding N-acetylglucosaminyltransferase, which encodes MEVFEELLSSEYLPLLFEEGAGTLLLKFMPFVLFFELPLAILVIIGVIKYTVDRRYEGERRPYFPSVSCIITCYSEGRDVQKTIMSLTEQIYPGKIEMLAMIDGAAKNKFTYDSAHEMSHYVSGFENRKLLVVPKWQRGGRVSSLNTGLNFASGEIVMALDGDTSFDNNMVERATRHFEDPTVAAVSGCLRVRNADESLTASLQAIEYFISIQASKTGLSSFNMVNNISGAFGVFRKSVLDLVEGWDAGTAEDLDLTLRIKNYFGRYKKKFRIIFDPEAIGHTDAPATFKGFLKQRIRWDGDLSYLYFRKHKRSFKPKILGWPNFLMIILTGLFSQIVMPFVIFVYTVWLFIRYPIEYASTLLFLVYLFYFFLLLVMYLIFTACLSERPEEDLSRLCFLPLMPLFAFAARMNSLVATVWELTASGHKDTSMAPWWVTRKNKF